A single region of the Zootoca vivipara chromosome 2, rZooViv1.1, whole genome shotgun sequence genome encodes:
- the LOC132591614 gene encoding tripartite motif-containing protein 10-like, with protein sequence MASAPPSIDVDQEVLCPICKDYLTGPVTLDCGHNFCQGCVTKYCDTWEPMQVGDLECPVCRVRIQKGDFRRNFQLANIVEKIKLLALNERLEDLCKTHKEKLHLFCKEDGELVCLFCERSPEHKSHTVVLKEEAAQEYKTLICGRLEHLRKESEKILAYAAKIGEESHSLLKLTETERQKTVKKFRQLQQFLKEQEKRLLNEIEEMEKEIARIRDEHLATLSKELSSLERSILGLEEKSQQPASELLQVRRWQKQHKVSIRVSPQLPFASLSRLCPRCEKHLAEVSAKGDI encoded by the exons ATGGCTTCAGCCCCACCATCCATAGATGTGGACCAAGAAGTCTTGTGCCCCATCTGCAAAGACTACCTGACAGGACCAGTGACACTGGACTGCGGCCACAACTTCTGCCAGGGCTGCGTCACCAAGTATTGTGACACATGGGAACCAATGCAGGTGGGAGATTTGGAGTGTCCCGTCTGCAGAGTTCGGATCCAGAAAGGGGATTTCCGCCGCAATTTCCAGCTGGCAAACATAGTTGAAAAAATTAAACTCTTGGCACTAAATGAAAGGTTGGAGGATCTTTGtaagacacacaaggaaaaactgCACCTCTTCTGCAAAGAAGATGGAGAattggtgtgtttgttttgtgaGCGATCCCCAGAACATAAATCACACACTGTGGTCCTCAAGGAAGAGGCTGCCCAGGAATACAAG aCACTCATCTGTGGTCGCCTGGAGCATCTGAGGAAAGAGAGTGAGAAAATTCTGGCTTATGCAGCAAAAATAGGAGAAGAAAGCCACAGCCTGCTT aaattaacagaaactgagagGCAGAAGACCGTGAAGAAGTTCAGACAACTGCAGCAGTTTCTGAAAGAACAAGAAAAGCGTCTGCTGAATGAAATAGaagagatggagaaggagatAGCAAGAATAAGGGATGAGCACCTGGCCACACTCTCCAAGGAACTCTCCTCTCTTGAAAGGAGCATCCTGGGGTTGGAGGAAAAAAGTCAGCAGCCAGcgagtgaactcctgcaggtaagaCGGTGGCAGAAACAGCACAAAGTTTCCATCAGGGTTTCACCACAGTTACCTTTTGCCTCTTTGTCCAGGCTATGTCCAA GATGTGAGAAGCACCTTGCAGAG GTGTCAGCAAAGGGAGACATTTAA